TGAATGCCTCCAAATTGGTCTCCTGGCCAAAGGATGTTGCCAGATCTCCTAATAACTGGATCGAGGATCTCCTTAGACGTGGATCCTCTTGACTGAATAGCAACTTGATCCTCACTGCTCCGGTAACTTGAAAGGAACTGAATTTGTACCCTGGCAAACTGTTCAGGAGTTTCGAGAAGGATTGCAGGGACTCCAGGATCAGCTCGCTTTCGTTCCTAGATAAGGAAGAATAGGTcgatcattttgtaaattattatattaagagTAGAACCTTTCAAGGAACCTACAGTTGAGTAGCTCGTTGTCGAGTTATTTTCTTCGggtcctatttatttattaagaaataaatcctggaatttttactgaattgacttagaaaatggacaatattgataatgtggactaaaaactcattaaaatccATATCGAGATTTGATCACCAGAAACAAAGTCTGTGATAATCACAGGAAAGCTTGCCGgtcaataaaatcaatcaattaataaattgtcactgccaaaattagatgttttatttgtaattctcaTGGTAGAGATTTATTCAAAGTAAGTATATGTAAACGGAATCCAGGTATCTgaggtttttaaagaaaaagagagagaagaagaagaagaaaaagaagaagcagaagaaactttgggttcaactgcttgtaaaaaatcaataattttgtccaggcatttaaaaaagagGAAGAAGGAGAAGAGAAGTAGAATGTAGCCAAAGTGCGAGAGAAATGAGGGAGGGAAAGGGATAGACAATGAGACGCCCCACAGGAGTGGAGGAAACCAGAGGGTTGTCTGTCCATTTTCCTACCTCGTTTCCCTCTCACACTCGTTACTGCtacttctcttcttcttcttctttttcaacGGTGTCAAATACTCGGAAGAAGTTATTGATTTGCCAAACCTGCCATTCTGCCCATCATTTGGGCACCttataacaataaatgttttttttggacttttattGTAATGGGATTTTTAGTCCCGAGGGTTCGTATGTCAAAGAAACCACTTATGTCGGGAAATCTCAGTTAATTCACCTCAGTTATGGGcttagttttaacaccttttaataacaaaatagataacataaattgctagccaagaaacaggacagttgtaaccttacctattaataataaaagcactgacccggattaaaaccttttaacggaACCACGGAGTCAAAAGCGCcatacttctttattaaatggtgataaacgaagtaataatcatacgaatactccgagcagaaatgtagggtttaaagaatgtcacacatttccacaaataaataaaaaatttaagacgcCCGATATTCTAATAGAACGAACTATAGCAAATTTAGAGGTCGTTTCgctacattatatattttgtttgtggtttgatatttttttttaattttcaaaatttttaagttaagaaaCTTACCCCAAATTGTGATAATCCAAACAGTCCATTAAAATGCCCAGTATCTGATTGCAGTACCGCACCACGAGCTCCTTATTCAAATTCTCCGGGGCATACCCCGACCTTCCGCACCCAGCAGCTCTGGTCCAGCTGGACATCCAAAATCATCTCCAAtaggttttctattaaaaccaCCTGTTTGCTCTCTACATTGTCCTTGATCAAGTAGGTAAAGAAAGCGACCACTACCGTCCACTGAGGTATCAGGTCCGACCGAATACTGGGCCCATAAAGGAGGCGATCCATGACAAAGTGTGCTACATGTCTGCACATACGTCCCCCACCACTGTTTCggtcatttttagaaagagAAGTTAGTCCTGGTCGTTGCAGAGAGAGCTGGAGAATAAAAGATATGCTCACATGTGAACGAGTGAGTCAACCCATATCCCCCACCCGCCCCACACTGTttatcagtaagaaattatatacccccccctctttcaaattttttcataatttttttttattcgaattcCAACTAACTATAACAGCGgattattctgatcacctagattacgaaaacactgggttataacaagatccgagcagaactaaggagccttcaaagtttgggttttttcatttttcgggtatacccccccgtatcgaattttttcaccaaaaattgattttttcgaaatcaaactaagtataccagcgtcttattctgatcacctagattacgaaatcaccgggttataacaggatccgaacagaactaagggaatgagagcactttgaaaatcctgaaaaagtcgttttcgacgtccgtttttgaggccaaaaatgggctacaaaaatgccatatctcggctctcgtagaagctacgaccttgcggatggtctcgttggattcagaaggaagaaactaagacaaaaccgttggaattttcccgatagctcatatacaagccgagatatgagccttcaaagtttgggtttcttcatttttcgggtatacccccccgtatcgaattttttcaccaaaaattgatttttttcaaagtcaaactaagtataccagcgtcttattctgatcacctagattacgaaaacaccgggttataacaggatccgagcagaactaagggaatgagagcactttgaaaatcctgaaaaagtcgttttcgacgtccgtttttgaggccaaaaatgggctacaaaaatgccatatctcggctctcgtagaagctacgaccttgcggatggtctcgttgcattcagaaggaccaaactaagacaaaaccgttggaattttcacgatagctcatataggagccgagatatgagccttcaaaatttgggttttttcatttttcgggtatagccccccgtatcgaattttttcaccaaaaattgatttttttcaaagtcaaactaattataccagcgtcttattctgatcacctagattacgaaaacaccgggttataacaggatccgagcagaactaagggaatgagagcactttgaaaatactgaaaaagtcgttttcgacgtccgattttgaggccaaaaatgggctacaaaaatgccatatctcggctctcgtagaagctacgaccttgcggatggtctcgttggattcagaaggacgaaactaagacaaaaccgttggaattttcccgatagctcatatacaagccgagatatgagccttcaaagtttgggtttcttcatttttcgggtatacccccccgtatcgaattttttcaccaaaaattgatttttttcaaagtcaaactaagtataccagcgtcttattctgatcacctagattacgaaaacaccgggttataacaggatccgagcagaactaagggaatgagagcactttgaaaatcctgaaaaagtcgttttcgacgtccgtttttgaggccaaaaatgggcaacaaaaatgccatatctcagctctcgtaaaagctacgaccttgcggatggtctcgatggattcagaaggacgaaactaagacaaaaccgttggaattttcacgatagctcccatagaagccgagatatcgaccttcaaagtttgagttttttcatttttcgggtatacccccccgtatcgaattttttcaccaaaaattgattttttcgaaatcaaactaagtataccagcgtcttattctgatcacctagattacgaaaacaccgggttataacaggatccgagcagaactaagggaatgagagcactttgaaaatcctgaaaaagtcgttttcgacgtccgtttttgaggccaaaaatgggctacaaaaatgccatatctcggctctcgtagaagctacgaccttgcggatggtctcgttggattcagaaggaagaaactaagacaaaaccgttggaattttcccgatagctcatatacaagccgagatatgagccttcaaagtttgggtttcttcatttttcgggtatacccccccgtatcgaattttttcaccaaaaattgatttttttcaaagtcaaactaagtataccagcgtcttattctgatcacctagattacgaaaacaccgggttataacaggatccgagcagaactaaggaaatgagagcactttgaaaatcctgaaaaagtcgttttcgacgtccgtttttgaggccaaaaatgggctacaaaaatgccatatctcggctctcgtagaagctacgaccttgcggatggtctcgttggattcagaaggaagaaactaagacaaaaccgttggaattttcccgatagctcatatacaagccgagatatgagccttcaaagtttgggtttcttcatttttcgggtatacccccccgtatcaaattttttcaccaaaaattgatttttttcaaagtcaaactaagtataccagcgtcttattctgatcacctagattacgaaaacaccgggttataacaggatccgagcagaactaagggaatgagagcactttgaaaatcctgaaaaagtcgttttcgacgtccgtttttgacgccaaaaatgggctacaaaaatgccatatctcggctctcgtagaagctacgaccttgcggatggtctcgttggattcagaaggacgaaactaagacaaaaccgttggaatttttatgataattcatatagaagccgagatatgagccttcaaaattttcgatctaaaaaagtacatgttaattgtaaaaaaccgaaatttcgatttttctcaaaaactataatttttttcaattttgataattatgtgcaaggtgccccttcgctaggagtacctgactgtttttaaatgaaagctctatctttaataacaaaaaagttatgcaacattttcgatctaaaaaagtacatgttaattgtaaaaaaccgaaatttcgatttttttcaaaaactataattttttca
This Anthonomus grandis grandis unplaced genomic scaffold, icAntGran1.3 ctg00000887.1, whole genome shotgun sequence DNA region includes the following protein-coding sequences:
- the LOC126749893 gene encoding uncharacterized protein LOC126749893 encodes the protein MSSWTRAAGCGRSGYAPENLNKELVVRYCNQILGILMDCLDYHNLGNESELILESLQSFSKLLNSLPGYKFSSFQVTGAVRIKLLFSQEDPRLRRSSIQLLGDLATSFGQETNLEAFKDRVRSKGTSSLYSCIYALQTCILSRPVKVQCRSLALIWIFRRYTA